Proteins from a single region of Candidatus Bathyarchaeota archaeon:
- a CDS encoding FAD-binding oxidoreductase, translated as MAEYDAVVVGAGLLGLSTAYYIKKMKPEKRILVVDKMGAAGQGNTAKSAAMFRSFFYSQTNLALVDTTIECFKHVQKDLGVDLKLKWIGYLWLFSNEDYRWAEPVLKVMAEKGLEYKVYDAHELSEKLKLRTHVTKDEDSKLMGLADVDVGVLIPKAGSIDIDSLVNFYESEFKRLGGEIRYNTKVESIIVEPHEPLGIPGEPYFWQDSTASGVKTNRGTIKAKKTIVAAGAWTAALLDSVGIDVHIKPKKRQLFSVRAETNALKELLWAKGFNPEGCMPFTILPKPRVYLKPAPEENAFWFSYGDEFPRAFKLEDEPQPEENYYQYGIYQVAIKYFPQFAGSQPFTSWAGQYAMNTLDGQPVIFEENDLLIVGGASGSGNMKADAIGRIAASLYAGEEYAVLYGDKKFKVSDLSITQRRVEPEKLII; from the coding sequence ATGGCCGAGTATGACGCGGTTGTCGTCGGTGCTGGTCTTCTAGGGCTGTCTACTGCTTATTACATTAAGAAAATGAAACCTGAGAAAAGAATTCTCGTGGTTGATAAGATGGGCGCCGCTGGTCAGGGAAACACGGCCAAAAGTGCAGCTATGTTCAGAAGCTTCTTCTACTCGCAAACGAATCTTGCACTTGTTGACACAACAATTGAGTGTTTCAAACACGTTCAGAAAGACCTCGGCGTGGACTTGAAGTTGAAGTGGATTGGCTACCTGTGGCTCTTCAGCAACGAAGATTACCGATGGGCTGAACCAGTGTTAAAGGTTATGGCTGAAAAAGGCCTAGAATATAAAGTGTATGATGCACATGAATTATCTGAAAAGCTAAAGCTTAGGACTCACGTCACGAAAGATGAAGATTCTAAGCTAATGGGCTTGGCAGACGTAGACGTAGGAGTTTTAATTCCAAAAGCTGGGTCAATAGACATTGACTCCCTTGTCAACTTCTACGAGTCAGAGTTCAAAAGATTGGGCGGTGAAATTCGATATAACACAAAGGTTGAGAGCATTATTGTTGAACCACATGAACCTTTAGGAATTCCTGGTGAACCATATTTCTGGCAGGATTCAACAGCGTCAGGAGTCAAAACGAACCGGGGTACTATCAAAGCTAAGAAAACCATTGTAGCAGCGGGCGCTTGGACAGCCGCGCTCCTTGACTCAGTCGGTATAGATGTCCACATAAAGCCGAAAAAGAGGCAACTTTTCTCTGTGAGAGCCGAAACAAATGCGCTTAAGGAACTGCTATGGGCCAAGGGATTCAACCCTGAAGGTTGCATGCCGTTCACCATCTTGCCCAAGCCAAGGGTCTATCTTAAGCCTGCGCCTGAGGAGAACGCTTTCTGGTTCAGCTATGGTGACGAATTCCCAAGAGCGTTCAAACTTGAAGATGAGCCTCAACCGGAGGAGAACTATTACCAGTACGGAATCTACCAAGTTGCCATCAAGTATTTCCCACAGTTTGCTGGAAGTCAACCGTTCACATCGTGGGCTGGCCAATATGCAATGAACACGCTTGATGGACAACCAGTTATTTTCGAGGAGAACGACCTACTGATAGTTGGAGGTGCCAGTGGAAGCGGAAACATGAAAGCAGATGCCATTGGCAGAATCGCAGCGTCTCTATACGCCGGAGAAGAGTACGCTGTGCTTTATGGAGACAAGAAGTTCAAGGTCAGCGACTTGAGCATCACCCAACGTAGGGTGGAACCTGAGAAACTAATCATCTAA